A single genomic interval of Cryptomeria japonica unplaced genomic scaffold, Sugi_1.0 HiC_scaffold_752, whole genome shotgun sequence harbors:
- the LOC131058836 gene encoding early light-induced protein 1, chloroplastic-like: MAAMASMMMKAPAALNCGAVKTNSRISRLPNSSLQVKCMAAKDPKETSTKVSTKFGDLFAFSGPAPEIINGRAAMLGFVSAIAVEVASGRDLLSQVNSGGLSWFALTAGLMTVGTLVPLFNGISRESTSQPIFSSTAEMWNGRFAMLGLLALAFTEYVKGGPLV, from the exons ATGGCGGCCATggcttcaatgatgatgaaagcaCCCGCAGCACTTAACTGCGGGGCAGTCAAAACGAATAGTCGTATCAGTAGATTGCCCAACAGTAGCCTCCAAGTCAAGTGCATGGCTGCAAAG GATCCAAAGGAAACGTCTACCAAG GTGAGCACGAAATTTGGCGACCTGTTTGCGTTCTCAGGGCCTGCGCCGGAGATCATCAATGGAAGGGCGGCTATGTTGGGGTTCGTATCGGCCATTGCAGTGGAGGTGGCCAGCGGAAGAGATTTGCTGTCGCAGGTGAATAGTGGAGGACTGTCGTGGTTTGCGTTAACTGCAGGATTAATGACGGTGGGGACACTGGTGCCCCTGTTCAATGGAATATCGAGGGAGAGCACGTCGCAGCCAATATTTTCATCCACAGCAGAAATGTGGAATGGGCGCTTTGCTATGCTCGGCCTCCTCGCATTGGCTTTCACTGAATACGTCAAGGGTGGACCGCTTGTATAA
- the LOC131872734 gene encoding uncharacterized protein LOC131872734: MEDVSNEDSKDEEFQEEEEEQEEQYKEEMEGERESEEVMEDSDQNSQLSNPQEEEEMVPYSLDLPTDKESSKNLEDQIRELKERIMKLEEKLNDYRKHFDNICEAFDSLYTITDGIMRKAAMGFMLGQSKIKKKARKLEKEGKMDEDIEDREDNQEDTWVNKVNRHQ, encoded by the coding sequence ATGGAGGATGTATCCAATGAGGATTCAAAGGATGAAGagttccaagaagaagaagaggaacaagaagagCAATACAAGGAGGAGATGGAAGGAGAGCGTGAATCTGAGGAGGTCATGGAGGATTCTGACCAAAACTCACAACTTTCCAATCCTCAAGAGGAAGAGGAGATGGTTCCCTACTCACTGGATTTGCCGACGGACAAAGAAAGTAGCAAAAACTTGGAGGATCAGATTAGGGAGCTTAAGGAGAGAATCATGAAACTAGAAGAAAAACTTAATGACTACAGGAAGCATTTTGATAATATATGTGAGGCATTTGATTCTCTCTACACCATCACTGATGGTATCATGAGAAAGGCTGCAATGGGGttcatgctaggacaaagcaaGATAAAGAAGAAAGCAAGAAAGCTAGAAAAGGAAGGGAAGATGGACGAGGACATTGAAGATAGGGAGGACAATCAGGAGGATACTTGGGTGAATAAGGTTAATAGACATCAGTGA